Proteins encoded by one window of Mesorhizobium sp. INR15:
- a CDS encoding LysR substrate-binding domain-containing protein, which produces MKAPLDLDQLQTFISIADTGSFTRAAEEVHRTQSAVSMQMRRLEERIGKPLFEKDGRTNRLTEEGDKLLSYARRMLFLNRETLAAFDDRRLEGTIRIGTPDDYADRFLPEIMARFTRSNPRVELTVICEPTPGLVEHIKRGNLDLALVTHNDTRGQSEVVRREPLLWVTSVNHATHEQETLPMAFGRPNCIWRRAAVDVLDRQSRDYRILFTSFSATVITAAVLSGLAISVLPECALRPGMRVLGEADGFGALPDCRIGIMRGQTSRPEIVDALARHISESLDNISVPTSEEAGTFDFAALAFTKMKRTKPNQILPGW; this is translated from the coding sequence ATGAAAGCGCCTCTCGATCTCGATCAGTTGCAGACCTTCATCTCGATTGCCGACACCGGCAGCTTCACGCGCGCCGCCGAAGAGGTGCACCGCACCCAGTCGGCGGTGTCGATGCAGATGCGCCGGCTGGAGGAGCGGATCGGCAAGCCGCTGTTCGAAAAAGACGGGCGCACCAACCGGCTGACCGAGGAAGGCGACAAGCTGCTCTCCTACGCAAGGCGGATGCTGTTTCTCAACCGCGAAACGCTGGCCGCCTTCGACGACCGGCGGCTCGAAGGCACGATCCGCATCGGCACGCCCGACGATTATGCCGACCGCTTCCTGCCCGAGATCATGGCGCGGTTCACCCGCTCCAACCCGCGCGTCGAGCTGACCGTCATCTGCGAGCCGACGCCGGGGCTTGTCGAACACATCAAGCGCGGCAATCTCGACCTGGCACTGGTCACGCACAACGACACGCGCGGCCAGTCGGAAGTGGTGCGGCGCGAGCCGCTGCTCTGGGTGACCTCCGTCAACCATGCAACGCATGAGCAGGAAACGCTGCCGATGGCATTCGGCCGGCCGAACTGCATCTGGCGGCGCGCCGCGGTCGATGTGCTCGACCGGCAGAGCCGCGACTATCGCATCCTGTTCACCAGCTTTTCGGCAACCGTCATTACTGCCGCGGTGCTTTCCGGTCTCGCCATCTCGGTGCTGCCAGAATGCGCGCTTCGCCCCGGCATGCGCGTCTTGGGCGAGGCCGATGGCTTCGGCGCCCTGCCCGATTGCCGGATCGGCATCATGCGCGGCCAGACATCACGGCCGGAGATCGTCGATGCGCTTGCCCGCCATATCTCGGAAAGCCTGGACAACATATCCGTGCCGACCAGCGAAGAGGCCGGAACCTTCGATTTCGCCGCGCTCGCCTTCACCAAGATGAAGCGGACCAAGCCGAACCAGATTCTGCCGGGCTGGTAG
- the xseA gene encoding exodeoxyribonuclease VII large subunit — protein sequence MSDAASESRTNAAEYTVSEISGALKRTVEDVFGNVRVRGEISGYRGPHSSGHAYFALKDDRARLDAVVWKGTMSRLKFRPEEGMEVIATGKLTTYPGKSNYQIVIDNLEPAGAGALMALLEERKRRLQAEGLFDAGRKQLLPFMPRIIGVVTSPTGAVIRDIIHRIKDRFPLHVLVWPVRVQGETAGAEVAAAVNGFNELAWDGAIQRPDLLIVARGGGSLEDLWGFNDEALARAVAASVIPVISAVGHETDWTLIDLVADVRAPTPTGAAEIAVPVRADLEATLASLGARLKTAVSRNFERKRQAARAAARALPSPDQLLALPRRRLDEATSRLGRALSVSVERKRARLAAQRLTPATLSRRINETRTLTGRDLARAQAAFFAIVRERRTRFSRTTARLSPAPIARRQKLLGDALTALARRNDQVISVKLERLRGKLTQADRLLATLSHKAVLARGFALVKDADGAVVKQAADVAAGMALSLEFADGTADAVATSGAAKPKPAAKPAAKGKEPGNQGSLF from the coding sequence ATGAGCGATGCAGCATCCGAATCACGCACCAACGCCGCCGAATACACGGTGAGCGAGATTTCCGGCGCGTTGAAGCGCACGGTGGAGGATGTCTTCGGCAATGTGCGGGTGCGTGGCGAAATTTCAGGCTATCGCGGGCCACATTCGTCAGGCCATGCCTATTTCGCGCTGAAGGATGACCGTGCCCGGCTCGACGCAGTGGTGTGGAAAGGCACGATGAGCCGGCTGAAATTCCGTCCCGAGGAAGGGATGGAGGTGATCGCCACCGGCAAGCTCACCACCTATCCCGGGAAATCGAACTACCAGATTGTCATCGACAACCTGGAGCCGGCTGGCGCCGGGGCGCTGATGGCCTTACTGGAAGAGCGCAAGCGCCGGCTGCAGGCCGAGGGCTTGTTCGATGCAGGCCGCAAGCAGTTGCTGCCCTTCATGCCGCGCATCATCGGTGTCGTTACGTCACCAACGGGCGCGGTTATCCGCGACATCATCCACCGCATCAAGGACCGGTTTCCGCTGCATGTGCTGGTCTGGCCGGTGCGGGTGCAAGGCGAGACGGCCGGCGCCGAAGTGGCTGCCGCCGTCAATGGGTTCAATGAACTGGCCTGGGACGGCGCGATTCAGCGGCCGGACCTGTTGATCGTGGCGCGCGGCGGCGGCAGCCTCGAGGACCTCTGGGGGTTCAACGACGAGGCGCTGGCCCGCGCTGTTGCTGCCTCCGTCATTCCGGTGATTTCGGCCGTTGGCCATGAAACCGACTGGACGCTGATCGACCTGGTGGCGGACGTGCGGGCGCCGACGCCAACGGGCGCGGCCGAGATCGCCGTGCCGGTACGGGCGGACCTTGAAGCGACACTGGCCAGCCTCGGAGCACGGCTCAAAACGGCGGTCTCGCGCAATTTCGAGCGCAAGCGGCAAGCCGCGCGCGCCGCGGCACGCGCGCTCCCTTCGCCAGACCAGTTGCTGGCGCTGCCGCGCCGCCGCCTTGACGAGGCGACCAGCCGGCTCGGCCGCGCGCTCTCGGTCAGCGTCGAACGCAAACGGGCCCGCCTTGCCGCACAGCGGCTGACGCCGGCCACCTTGTCGCGGCGCATCAACGAGACCCGCACGCTGACCGGGCGCGATCTCGCCCGCGCGCAGGCGGCGTTCTTCGCCATCGTGCGCGAGCGCCGCACACGTTTCTCACGCACCACGGCGCGGCTGTCTCCGGCGCCGATCGCCAGGCGGCAGAAACTGCTGGGCGATGCGCTGACGGCCTTGGCGCGGCGAAATGATCAGGTGATTTCCGTAAAGCTCGAACGCTTGCGCGGAAAACTAACCCAGGCCGACCGGTTGCTGGCAACGCTTTCGCACAAGGCCGTTCTGGCGCGCGGCTTCGCGTTGGTGAAGGATGCCGACGGCGCGGTCGTCAAGCAGGCCGCCGATGTGGCGGCGGGAATGGCGCTTTCGCTGGAATTCGCCGACGGGACCGCTGATGCGGTCGCGACCAGCGGCGCGGCAAAACCAAAGCCGGCGGCGAAGCCCGCTGCCAAGGGCAAAGAGCCCGGCAACCAGGGATCCCTGTTCTGA
- a CDS encoding EAL domain-containing protein gives MSLRAYRSPLTYQVTLTVLALAAFALVMVVGFGFYAAVQADRVSLERQKIFFANGLQDRIAAVEREQESVSVWDDSVVNAKAGNQAWMAENLSVWMYSYYGHNRVYVLDDANRPIHAMHEGKVVPPDVYGADEPALLPTIERLRALLTQPSKEAPSAGPTKMVAEDLVSLGGMPAILSVMPLVPNSDRVTQAPGSEYLHVSVEFINDAVVGRIGEKYLLDGAHLVPLSQPVGSAVIPLMDSRNVILGYISWDQERPGLTLVRKAGPALVAGMLLSAAALAFLLRRLRRASLALQTSQAEAQYLAFHDTLTGLPNRALFEDRLRRALLTAGHDSARMALLYLDIDRFKHINDTLGHPAGDELVRQTAARLKRAIREIDTVARLGGDEFAIILIDIRDARAAEDASEKLLERMRDPFKLMDDQVFVSASIGIALTTGPGTDADDLLRKADIALYEAKKNGRDRYEVFAGDMDDLLLRKRKVESELRNALISGTGIKLAYQPIFAADGKTMLGAEALIRWAHEIHGALPPQQFIAIAEERGMIGDLGKWVLQEACQFAAGTKLPWVAVNVSPLQLRDAAFAGQVASILEEAGLAPGRLQLEVTESVLLESNDTTRMVLAALRQMGIRVVLDDFGTGYSSLSYLRRHVIDKLKIDRSFVRLLDADRNSAAIVKALIDLAIALDVEVTAEGVETEEQKNLLVGMGCHQLQGYLLSPPLEPAQLLGLSGRASGRGGPTRVRV, from the coding sequence ATGAGCCTACGCGCATATCGCAGCCCTTTGACGTATCAGGTCACGCTGACCGTGCTGGCGCTTGCCGCCTTTGCACTGGTCATGGTCGTTGGCTTTGGCTTCTACGCCGCCGTCCAGGCCGACCGTGTTTCGCTTGAGCGACAAAAGATATTCTTCGCCAATGGCTTGCAGGACAGGATCGCCGCGGTCGAGCGCGAGCAGGAAAGCGTCTCGGTATGGGATGATTCCGTCGTCAATGCCAAAGCCGGCAACCAGGCCTGGATGGCGGAGAACCTTAGCGTCTGGATGTATTCCTACTACGGCCATAACCGGGTCTATGTGCTGGACGACGCGAACCGCCCGATCCATGCGATGCATGAAGGAAAGGTGGTGCCGCCGGACGTCTATGGCGCCGACGAGCCCGCTCTGCTTCCGACCATCGAAAGGTTGCGTGCCCTGCTCACGCAACCTTCGAAAGAGGCTCCGTCCGCCGGACCGACGAAAATGGTCGCCGAAGACCTGGTATCGCTTGGCGGAATGCCCGCCATCCTCAGCGTCATGCCGCTGGTGCCGAACTCGGATCGTGTCACTCAGGCCCCAGGCAGCGAATATCTGCATGTCTCGGTGGAATTCATCAACGACGCCGTCGTCGGCAGGATTGGTGAGAAATACCTGCTTGATGGGGCGCATCTGGTGCCGTTGTCGCAGCCGGTCGGCTCGGCTGTTATCCCGCTCATGGATTCACGCAATGTCATTTTGGGATACATCAGTTGGGATCAGGAGCGCCCTGGCCTGACGCTGGTGCGCAAGGCCGGTCCGGCGTTGGTCGCCGGCATGCTGCTTTCGGCCGCCGCCTTGGCCTTTCTCCTGAGGCGCTTGCGCCGGGCGTCACTCGCGCTGCAGACTAGCCAGGCGGAAGCGCAGTATCTCGCCTTTCACGATACGCTTACCGGGCTACCCAACCGGGCGCTGTTCGAAGACAGGCTGCGGAGGGCCTTGCTCACAGCCGGGCATGATTCCGCCCGGATGGCGCTGCTCTATCTCGACATCGATCGTTTCAAGCATATCAACGACACGCTTGGCCACCCCGCCGGCGATGAACTCGTGCGTCAGACGGCAGCCAGGTTAAAGCGCGCAATCCGCGAGATCGACACCGTGGCGCGGCTCGGCGGCGACGAATTCGCGATCATTCTGATCGATATTCGTGACGCAAGGGCCGCGGAGGATGCTTCGGAAAAGCTGCTGGAAAGGATGCGCGACCCTTTCAAGCTGATGGACGATCAGGTCTTCGTCAGCGCCAGCATCGGCATAGCTCTGACAACGGGGCCGGGGACCGACGCGGATGATCTGCTGCGCAAGGCCGACATCGCGCTTTATGAGGCCAAGAAAAACGGTCGCGATCGCTATGAGGTCTTCGCTGGCGACATGGACGACCTCTTGCTGCGCAAGCGCAAGGTCGAGAGCGAGCTTCGCAATGCCCTCATCAGCGGCACCGGGATCAAGCTGGCCTATCAGCCGATCTTCGCGGCGGACGGCAAGACGATGCTCGGCGCCGAAGCCCTGATCCGCTGGGCGCATGAGATCCATGGCGCTCTGCCGCCGCAGCAGTTCATCGCCATTGCCGAAGAGCGCGGCATGATTGGTGATCTCGGCAAATGGGTGCTGCAGGAGGCCTGCCAGTTCGCTGCCGGCACGAAACTGCCTTGGGTTGCCGTCAACGTGTCGCCGTTGCAATTGCGCGACGCGGCCTTTGCGGGTCAGGTCGCGTCGATCCTGGAAGAAGCCGGCCTGGCACCAGGGCGGTTGCAGCTGGAGGTCACCGAAAGCGTGCTTCTGGAGAGCAACGACACGACCAGGATGGTTCTGGCGGCATTGCGCCAAATGGGCATTCGCGTGGTGCTTGATGATTTCGGCACCGGCTATTCATCGCTGAGTTATCTGCGCCGCCATGTCATCGACAAGCTCAAGATCGACCGGTCGTTTGTGCGCCTTCTGGATGCCGACCGAAATTCGGCCGCCATCGTCAAGGCTTTGATCGACCTTGCCATCGCCCTCGACGTAGAAGTCACCGCCGAGGGCGTTGAGACCGAGGAGCAGAAAAACCTGCTCGTCGGCATGGGCTGTCATCAGTTGCAAGGCTATCTGTTGTCGCCGCCGCTTGAGCCAGCCCAATTGCTCGGCCTCAGCGGTCGCGCATCGGGTCGGGGCGGGCCAACCCGGGTCCGCGTCTGA